The proteins below come from a single Campylobacter sp. CCUG 57310 genomic window:
- a CDS encoding site-2 protease family protein — MSTLENIDIVEIATLVVALTIAIVGHEIAHGFVAYKFGDETAKNQNRLSINPIRHVDPLGTIIVPALLYLSTGFVIGWAKPVPVNTYTVIRNGGYKAAILVSLAGIIYNFILAILAFFAIKSGFVPSILIQFFFMLMAVNLILGMFNLYPIPPLDGSKALEYLFRMLNLQSVANLLSSAQKYGMIVLVIIVISPISQQVFYPIRYAFALFRNML, encoded by the coding sequence GTGAGCACGCTTGAAAATATCGACATAGTAGAGATAGCAACTCTAGTCGTAGCTCTAACCATCGCTATCGTGGGGCATGAGATAGCTCACGGATTTGTAGCGTATAAATTTGGCGATGAAACAGCCAAAAATCAAAACAGACTTAGTATAAATCCGATAAGACACGTAGATCCCCTTGGCACCATCATAGTACCTGCGCTTTTGTATCTAAGCACCGGATTTGTGATCGGCTGGGCAAAACCCGTGCCCGTAAATACCTATACCGTCATAAGAAACGGCGGATACAAGGCTGCTATTTTGGTCTCTTTAGCAGGAATCATATATAACTTCATCCTTGCGATTTTAGCCTTTTTTGCTATCAAAAGCGGCTTTGTGCCGTCTATTTTGATACAGTTTTTCTTTATGCTGATGGCTGTAAATTTGATCTTAGGGATGTTTAATCTCTACCCTATCCCTCCGCTTGACGGCTCAAAAGCGCTTGAATATCTATTTAGGATGTTAAATTTACAAAGCGTGGCAAATTTACTATCAAGCGCACAAAAATACGGCATGATCGTGCTCGTTATCATTGTAATCTCACCTATCAGCCAACAAGTATTTTATCCTATAAGATATGCATTCGCCCTGTTTAGAAATATGCTTTAG
- a CDS encoding CheB methylesterase domain-containing protein yields the protein MKQKLVLIGASTGGPGHLKKLFQNLDIGSASVVIAQHMSLMFIPSFITQFDKECNADVLKLEGKTQLKNKIYICEKNSEILPTQPLSAAVCAKGKETTYNPNVNLLFESAVQACKFCDVMAILLTGIGDDGAKGLNELYKAGATCIAESEASAIVYGMPKRAKEINSNLRSLSISEIRAELERFVSVF from the coding sequence GTGAAACAGAAGTTAGTATTGATAGGAGCGTCTACGGGAGGTCCCGGACACCTTAAAAAGCTTTTTCAAAATTTAGATATCGGCAGCGCAAGTGTAGTCATAGCTCAGCACATGAGCCTTATGTTTATACCGAGTTTTATAACTCAGTTTGATAAAGAGTGCAATGCCGATGTGTTAAAGCTTGAAGGCAAAACGCAGCTAAAAAATAAAATTTATATATGCGAAAAGAACTCTGAAATTTTGCCTACCCAGCCGCTTAGTGCAGCCGTTTGTGCAAAAGGCAAGGAGACTACTTATAATCCGAATGTAAATTTGCTCTTTGAATCCGCCGTGCAGGCTTGTAAATTTTGCGATGTGATGGCTATACTCTTAACGGGTATCGGAGATGACGGTGCAAAAGGACTAAATGAGCTATATAAAGCCGGCGCAACTTGCATAGCCGAAAGCGAAGCAAGCGCGATAGTATATGGTATGCCAAAACGGGCCAAAGAGATAAATTCAAATTTAAGATCGCTTTCTATCAGCGAGATAAGAGCGGAGCTAGAGAGGTTTGTGAGTGTTTTTTGA
- a CDS encoding adenine phosphoribosyltransferase — MKELTPQQRKFLLDSIRCVNDFPKPGIVFRDITTLLNNKEAFDLLMDHLVERYKELDIDFIAGIESRGFIFGAALAARLRVPFVPIRKPKKLPYITISQKYSLEYGVDEIEIHIDAFGNKNGARVLLIDDLIATGGTAKASVELINQTDAKCVEACFLIDLKELKGSEILKPLTKIYSILEV; from the coding sequence ATGAAAGAACTAACTCCACAGCAAAGAAAATTTTTATTAGACTCTATCCGTTGCGTTAATGACTTCCCAAAGCCGGGTATCGTATTTCGCGATATAACTACACTTTTAAACAACAAAGAGGCTTTTGATCTGCTTATGGATCACTTGGTTGAGAGATACAAAGAGCTTGATATAGATTTTATCGCAGGAATCGAATCTCGCGGATTTATCTTCGGTGCTGCGCTTGCAGCTAGGCTAAGAGTGCCTTTTGTGCCGATAAGAAAGCCTAAAAAACTTCCATACATAACTATCTCTCAAAAATACTCTCTTGAATACGGAGTCGATGAGATAGAAATTCACATAGACGCTTTTGGCAACAAAAATGGTGCAAGAGTTCTTTTAATAGATGATCTTATAGCAACGGGAGGAACGGCAAAAGCCTCAGTTGAGCTTATCAATCAAACTGATGCCAAATGCGTTGAGGCTTGCTTTTTGATAGATTTAAAAGAGCTTAAAGGAAGTGAAATTTTAAAACCGCTTACTAAAATTTATAGCATTTTAGAGGTTTGA
- a CDS encoding FlhB-like flagellar biosynthesis protein has translation MAKIKTKKAVALGYNKAKDNAPKVLASGSGEVAKNIINLAKEHDIPIKEDADLVELLSKVDINEEIPPNLYKAVAEIFSFLYKMTNKK, from the coding sequence TTGGCTAAGATAAAAACAAAAAAAGCTGTCGCTCTTGGTTATAATAAAGCCAAAGATAACGCTCCAAAAGTGCTTGCAAGCGGCTCCGGGGAAGTGGCTAAAAACATTATAAATTTAGCCAAAGAGCATGATATACCTATTAAAGAGGACGCCGATCTTGTCGAGCTTTTAAGCAAAGTTGATATAAATGAGGAGATTCCGCCGAATTTGTATAAGGCGGTGGCTGAAATTTTTAGCTTTTTATATAAGATGACGAATAAAAAATAA
- a CDS encoding AtpZ/AtpI family protein translates to MAKLKIGEIVKGAEQLSLGISIVVALAIGAGLGFWVMKETGWTWALFAGFALGIAAAVLNVKKAYDKQMKSFEELKDESKFKPAKSDKDDEEDE, encoded by the coding sequence ATGGCTAAACTAAAAATAGGCGAGATTGTAAAGGGGGCCGAGCAGTTAAGCCTTGGAATTTCCATAGTTGTAGCGCTTGCAATAGGAGCAGGACTTGGATTTTGGGTAATGAAAGAAACAGGCTGGACTTGGGCGCTTTTTGCGGGATTTGCTCTTGGTATCGCAGCTGCTGTTTTAAATGTAAAAAAAGCCTATGATAAGCAGATGAAGAGCTTTGAAGAGTTAAAAGATGAGAGTAAATTTAAGCCCGCAAAGAGCGATAAAGACGACGAGGAAGATGAGTAG
- a CDS encoding MFS transporter, with product MAISSKRTIKTMGPLFVGISFLFIGNGLVISSAGIELKRMGAGELATGLVIAAFFIGAMLSTIMSHKIVSKVGHIRSFAIFSSLFGIAAMFHELSSNLYFWSLLRGCLGFCYYSILMIVESWLNERARNEVRSRVIAFYEIVFYVCFGLGILVLSLDLSSSEIFLISAAFILISSIPLNLVRIKEPPIPERKNISIPKIFALVPLALITSIVAGVLVNGFFSMASVYILLQGFSPKEVSFFMTIAMAGGFIAHGIIGGISDKFGRRPVIIGCCLVSLAAAIIFVKFDLSINLQYALSFFLGSGVFCLYALALARANDMLVHKSKSIEVGRAILFSYSIGSLFSPVIMGVVMSFYGASGFMWVYVVLLTLLILFALTQKTVPEKYRKSFEHSPGTMANS from the coding sequence GTGGCGATTAGTAGTAAAAGGACGATAAAGACGATGGGGCCGCTGTTTGTCGGCATTTCGTTTTTGTTTATCGGAAACGGTCTTGTGATAAGTTCGGCGGGTATAGAGCTTAAAAGAATGGGCGCAGGCGAGCTTGCGACAGGTCTTGTAATAGCCGCGTTTTTCATAGGAGCCATGCTTAGTACCATAATGTCGCACAAGATTGTTTCAAAAGTAGGTCATATCAGAAGTTTTGCGATATTTTCATCGCTTTTTGGCATTGCCGCGATGTTTCATGAGCTAAGCTCAAATTTATACTTTTGGTCGCTACTGCGGGGCTGTCTTGGATTTTGCTATTACTCTATCTTGATGATAGTTGAAAGCTGGCTTAACGAAAGAGCGAGAAACGAAGTTCGCTCGCGCGTGATAGCCTTTTACGAGATCGTATTTTACGTCTGTTTCGGGCTTGGTATTTTGGTGCTCAGTCTTGATCTTAGCTCTTCGGAGATTTTTTTGATAAGTGCGGCTTTTATCCTGATATCAAGCATACCTTTAAATTTAGTTCGCATAAAAGAGCCTCCGATACCTGAGCGTAAAAACATAAGCATACCTAAAATTTTCGCTCTCGTGCCGCTTGCCTTGATCACGAGCATAGTAGCGGGAGTGCTTGTAAATGGGTTTTTTTCCATGGCTAGCGTTTATATCTTGCTTCAAGGATTTAGTCCTAAAGAGGTGTCGTTTTTTATGACGATTGCGATGGCGGGAGGATTTATCGCGCACGGTATCATAGGGGGAATTTCAGATAAATTCGGTAGAAGACCCGTTATCATCGGATGCTGCCTTGTCTCTCTTGCGGCTGCGATTATTTTTGTGAAATTTGATTTAAGTATAAATTTACAATACGCATTGTCGTTTTTCTTGGGCTCGGGCGTGTTTTGTCTATATGCTCTTGCGCTTGCCAGAGCAAACGATATGCTCGTGCATAAATCAAAATCGATCGAAGTAGGGCGCGCGATACTTTTTAGCTACTCTATCGGCTCGCTGTTTTCGCCTGTTATTATGGGTGTGGTTATGAGTTTTTACGGAGCTAGCGGGTTTATGTGGGTTTATGTCGTGCTTTTAACGCTTTTGATACTATTTGCCCTTACTCAAAAAACGGTTCCTGAAAAATATCGCAAAAGCTTTGAGCATAGTCCAGGCACTATGGCAAACAGCTAA
- a CDS encoding c-type cytochrome: MRKFILPILLFNCVFASDFITKNEYAKMLYSNPRGIGCDKCHGKKGEGALIAKFKHFDKKKNEMVDAELKAPRINNLDFWKFSEALKRPKDVMPSYFLTDEETLLLYEYVKNFNDDKDKKDDK; encoded by the coding sequence ATGAGAAAATTTATTCTGCCGATCTTGCTTTTTAACTGCGTTTTTGCAAGCGATTTTATAACCAAAAACGAATACGCCAAGATGCTTTACTCAAACCCGCGCGGCATAGGATGCGATAAGTGCCACGGCAAAAAAGGCGAAGGTGCGCTCATAGCTAAATTTAAGCACTTTGACAAAAAGAAAAATGAAATGGTTGATGCAGAACTAAAAGCTCCTCGTATCAACAACCTTGATTTTTGGAAATTTAGCGAAGCTTTAAAGCGCCCAAAAGACGTTATGCCAAGCTATTTTTTAACAGATGAAGAGACGCTTTTATTATACGAATACGTAAAAAATTTCAATGATGATAAGGACAAAAAAGATGACAAATAA
- the rpiB gene encoding ribose 5-phosphate isomerase B has product MNIDKIFIASDHAGFELKEEIKAFLKTLNFDAIDLGTNDAVTSVDYPDFANLMAKNICQAEEYGILICGTGIGISIAANRHKNLRCALCHDTYTATMAREHNNANVLCFGARTTNLEDAKQMVKTFFSTEFVGGRHARRVDKLSCCEAKNDL; this is encoded by the coding sequence ATGAATATCGATAAAATTTTTATAGCAAGCGATCATGCAGGATTTGAGCTTAAAGAGGAGATAAAAGCGTTTTTAAAAACGCTAAATTTTGACGCAATCGACCTTGGCACAAACGACGCCGTTACAAGTGTTGATTATCCGGACTTTGCAAATTTGATGGCCAAAAATATCTGCCAAGCAGAAGAATACGGCATACTTATATGCGGAACGGGCATAGGCATATCAATAGCGGCAAACAGGCATAAAAATCTCCGTTGCGCGCTATGTCACGATACCTACACCGCCACTATGGCGCGCGAACACAATAACGCAAACGTGCTTTGCTTTGGTGCAAGAACGACAAATTTAGAAGACGCAAAGCAGATGGTTAAGACCTTTTTCTCGACCGAATTTGTAGGCGGAAGACACGCAAGAAGAGTTGATAAACTAAGCTGTTGCGAGGCAAAAAATGATCTCTGA
- the folD gene encoding bifunctional methylenetetrahydrofolate dehydrogenase/methenyltetrahydrofolate cyclohydrolase FolD, protein MILLDGKAVSAKMKERVKNEAVKLKNLGVEPALAVILVGEDKASQTYVASKEKACHACEIKSIMHRLPEQTTQNELLALIDLLNLDDSVDGILVQLPLPKHINTDKILESISPNKDVDGFHAINVGKLSSGLDGFVPCTPLGIMEILKEYDIDVSGKNACVIGRSNIVGKPMANLLLNASATVTVTHSKTKNLKEICKSADILVAAIGKPFFVTEDMVKDGAIVIDVGINRLDDGRLVGDVDFDKVASKCSYITPVPGGVGPMTIAMLLSNTIKSAKNRVKKA, encoded by the coding sequence ATGATTTTGCTAGATGGAAAAGCCGTAAGCGCAAAGATGAAAGAAAGAGTTAAAAACGAAGCCGTGAAGCTCAAAAATTTAGGCGTTGAGCCTGCTCTTGCGGTGATACTAGTCGGAGAGGACAAGGCAAGCCAAACATACGTCGCTTCAAAAGAAAAAGCCTGCCACGCTTGCGAGATTAAATCCATCATGCACAGGCTACCCGAACAAACAACTCAAAACGAGCTTTTAGCACTAATAGATCTTTTAAATTTAGACGATAGTGTGGACGGGATTTTAGTCCAGCTTCCGCTTCCAAAGCATATCAACACGGATAAAATTTTAGAAAGCATAAGTCCAAACAAAGACGTAGACGGCTTTCACGCGATAAACGTCGGCAAACTTTCAAGCGGACTTGACGGATTTGTGCCTTGTACGCCGCTTGGCATAATGGAAATTTTAAAAGAGTACGACATAGACGTAAGCGGCAAAAACGCCTGCGTAATCGGAAGAAGCAATATAGTAGGCAAACCTATGGCAAATTTGCTCCTAAACGCAAGCGCAACGGTTACCGTAACTCATAGCAAAACCAAAAATTTAAAAGAAATTTGCAAAAGCGCAGACATCCTCGTAGCTGCGATAGGAAAGCCGTTTTTTGTAACCGAAGATATGGTAAAAGATGGCGCTATCGTGATAGATGTGGGCATAAACCGACTTGATGACGGAAGACTTGTAGGTGATGTGGATTTTGATAAAGTAGCTTCAAAATGCTCTTACATCACGCCGGTTCCCGGCGGAGTGGGTCCGATGACGATTGCCATGTTGCTTTCAAACACCATAAAATCAGCCAAAAACAGAGTAAAAAAGGCATAA
- the lepB gene encoding signal peptidase I: MKKAFNKFLDFSNSWTGTVVIVLLIIFFVAQAFVIPSGSMKHTLLIGDHLFVKKFSYGVPTPRIPWLEVKVLPDFRGNGHLINGEGPKRGDIVVFRYPHNEKIHYVKRNFALGGDEVVFSEKQMFLRPHEGDEFIKANYPSEKIVNFAGKNFVKEPYDFPGIQYDEKINLFEQALYYLNAGKFAMQPVIIDNLPKINELPFNAFYFKVPDEEYFMVGDNRDHSNDSRFWGSVAYKDIVGKPWFIYFSLDDDYKIRWNRIGRLIDTIQNEPEFAKTARDEKHDDGDRIE; the protein is encoded by the coding sequence TTGAAAAAGGCATTTAATAAATTTTTAGATTTCTCAAACAGCTGGACAGGCACCGTAGTAATCGTCCTTCTTATAATATTTTTCGTTGCGCAAGCCTTTGTTATCCCTTCAGGCTCTATGAAACACACGCTTTTGATAGGCGATCATCTATTTGTCAAGAAATTTAGCTACGGAGTTCCGACACCTCGCATTCCCTGGCTTGAGGTTAAGGTGCTGCCTGATTTTAGAGGCAACGGACACCTTATAAACGGAGAAGGTCCAAAACGCGGCGATATCGTGGTCTTTAGATATCCTCACAACGAAAAAATACACTACGTAAAAAGAAATTTCGCGCTCGGCGGCGATGAGGTTGTATTTAGCGAAAAGCAGATGTTTCTTCGTCCGCACGAAGGAGATGAGTTTATCAAAGCAAACTATCCAAGCGAAAAAATCGTAAATTTTGCAGGCAAAAATTTCGTAAAAGAGCCTTATGATTTTCCGGGAATTCAATACGATGAGAAGATAAATCTCTTCGAGCAAGCTTTATACTACCTAAACGCAGGCAAATTTGCCATGCAACCTGTGATAATAGATAATTTGCCAAAGATAAACGAGCTTCCATTTAATGCGTTTTATTTTAAAGTGCCTGATGAGGAATACTTCATGGTGGGCGATAATCGCGACCACTCAAACGACAGTCGCTTTTGGGGAAGCGTTGCGTATAAAGACATAGTCGGCAAGCCGTGGTTCATCTACTTCTCGCTTGATGATGATTATAAGATCAGATGGAACCGTATAGGAAGGCTGATAGACACTATACAAAACGAACCTGAATTTGCTAAAACCGCAAGAGATGAGAAACATGATGACGGCGACAGGATTGAGTAA
- the hemL gene encoding glutamate-1-semialdehyde 2,1-aminomutase: MTNKEAFKEAKSYIPGGVNSPVRAFGSVGGEPFMVSYGKGAYLVDVEGNRYLDFIQSWGPLIFGHCDKDIENAVIETAKRGLSFGAPCELETKLAKLICDEFENVEKIRFVSSGTEATMSAIRVARGYSKKDGLIKFEGCYHGHSDALLVKAGSGATTYGNASSSGVPEDVVKNTYLAKYNDLASVEAIFKSGAQIGAVIIEPIAGNMGLVPACNEFLKGLRALCDEYKAVLIFDEVMSGFRASKHGSFEFNKIKADMVTFGKVIGGGMSAAAFGGKAEIMDCLSPEGAVYQAGTLSGNPVAMAAGIASISKIYKDEKLYDRLGLLAKMLVEGFKEAADKNGIDLQICTSGSMFGFFFAKDEVKNYDDALKSDTKMYAKFHRAMLNRGVYLAPSQFETGFICSVMSEDEIKFAVDMANEAFKEIKNG, encoded by the coding sequence ATGACAAATAAAGAGGCTTTCAAAGAGGCAAAGAGCTATATTCCAGGTGGCGTAAATTCGCCCGTTCGAGCATTCGGCAGCGTTGGCGGCGAGCCATTTATGGTAAGTTACGGCAAGGGCGCTTATCTTGTGGATGTAGAGGGAAATCGCTATCTTGACTTTATTCAAAGCTGGGGACCGCTTATATTTGGACACTGTGATAAGGATATAGAAAATGCGGTTATAGAAACGGCTAAAAGAGGGCTTAGCTTTGGCGCGCCTTGTGAGCTTGAAACGAAACTTGCTAAGCTTATTTGCGATGAGTTTGAAAATGTAGAAAAAATTCGTTTCGTAAGCTCAGGCACGGAAGCTACGATGAGCGCAATAAGAGTTGCAAGAGGATACAGTAAAAAAGATGGTCTCATCAAATTTGAAGGTTGCTATCACGGTCATAGCGATGCGCTTTTGGTTAAGGCGGGAAGCGGCGCTACCACTTATGGAAACGCTTCAAGCTCGGGAGTTCCTGAGGATGTGGTAAAAAATACTTACTTGGCAAAATATAACGACCTTGCAAGCGTTGAAGCGATATTTAAAAGCGGTGCGCAAATAGGAGCGGTGATAATCGAGCCGATAGCCGGAAATATGGGTCTTGTGCCTGCTTGCAATGAGTTTTTAAAAGGGCTTAGGGCACTTTGTGATGAGTATAAGGCGGTGCTTATCTTTGATGAGGTGATGAGCGGCTTTAGAGCAAGCAAGCACGGATCGTTTGAATTTAATAAAATAAAAGCCGATATGGTAACTTTCGGTAAAGTTATAGGCGGAGGAATGAGTGCGGCTGCATTTGGCGGGAAGGCCGAGATAATGGACTGCTTAAGCCCTGAGGGCGCCGTTTATCAAGCGGGCACGCTAAGCGGAAATCCTGTTGCTATGGCTGCAGGTATCGCTTCGATTAGCAAAATTTACAAAGACGAAAAGCTCTATGATAGGCTCGGCTTACTTGCCAAGATGCTTGTTGAGGGCTTTAAAGAGGCTGCCGATAAAAACGGCATAGATCTGCAAATTTGTACTAGCGGCTCTATGTTTGGCTTTTTCTTTGCAAAAGACGAGGTTAAAAACTACGACGACGCGCTAAAGAGCGATACGAAAATGTATGCCAAATTTCACAGAGCTATGCTAAATCGCGGCGTTTATCTTGCTCCTAGTCAGTTTGAGACGGGATTTATCTGCTCGGTGATGAGCGAAGATGAGATCAAATTTGCCGTAGATATGGCTAATGAGGCCTTTAAAGAGATAAAAAATGGCTAA
- a CDS encoding DedA family protein, giving the protein MEEFLIELLAKYGYIVLFLWCMMEGEMALIMGGILAHSGHMDLPLAIFIAGLGGFAGDQVYFYLGRYNKRYIAKKLAKQRRKFAIAHILLKKYGWPIIFIQRYMYGFRVIIPMSIGITRYSAKKYAFINLISAWCWAAITIIPAWYLGEEILIMLKHAKEHWYIAIPIVLGFLGTLLYGFKRIEDKILKERKVRKNEIQHNQ; this is encoded by the coding sequence ATGGAAGAATTCCTAATCGAACTTCTTGCCAAATACGGCTACATCGTGCTGTTTTTATGGTGCATGATGGAAGGTGAGATGGCTCTTATAATGGGCGGAATTCTGGCACACTCGGGACACATGGATCTGCCTCTAGCGATATTTATCGCGGGGCTTGGCGGTTTTGCAGGCGATCAGGTATATTTTTATCTAGGCAGATACAACAAAAGATACATAGCCAAAAAGCTAGCAAAACAGCGGCGAAAATTCGCTATAGCGCACATCTTACTTAAAAAATACGGCTGGCCTATCATCTTCATACAGCGCTATATGTACGGTTTTCGCGTGATCATTCCGATGAGCATAGGCATAACAAGATACAGCGCAAAAAAATACGCATTTATAAATTTGATAAGCGCGTGGTGCTGGGCGGCTATCACGATAATACCCGCTTGGTATCTGGGCGAGGAAATTTTAATCATGTTAAAGCACGCCAAAGAGCACTGGTATATAGCAATCCCTATCGTGCTTGGATTTTTGGGCACTCTGCTTTATGGGTTTAAGAGGATTGAGGATAAAATTTTAAAAGAAAGAAAGGTAAGAAAAAATGAAATTCAACATAATCAATAA
- a CDS encoding flagellar hook-length control protein FliK, whose amino-acid sequence MEVTKNLITKGAGVENRPLNKNSDTKGVGSLFKNQPSPSNQTQSEVIVEKGLQDLDRLVNRLLNELKSNPSEAKLAEITNQAKSLQVSPNLAKDLKNLIALAEQNPELKGLAQKLKAFLKPISELKGSLFNEQIKSSGVMLEANLKDLLVNKNTLPSSINKLLGDIKNLSNPKLLNEILTLAKDDTLSTNASFNKLSEILNSAKAQNKEILNSSNIKHLLTQSSKLENMAKFLDKQANLMNQKGLALSEEGVKTKLLKISEILINLKEKLPNMAGEKLAQSKIYSSNLKELLSAVNELEKSVEGTLKQSNLINSFGEQILNRSNASENLSLQDMLKTVAKRLNQALMLADKAGFDAKSGLDEISNLFKQQNLAQKDIELIKPKITEDAIKTLQNDVKSTLLNIQNKSEPNSQINQLSSKLLAQIEINQLVSSVAGGLQTYLPYVWDGVDGGNISFKRGKKQKHYAQIDLNFQKFGAINIMVGLSENKYLDISIATQKDEFKELILSGTKELKKSISDQGLIVSNFSLKTLPKLLANSAYTGFDGLDMGFDKKI is encoded by the coding sequence ATGGAAGTAACTAAAAATTTAATCACAAAAGGCGCAGGGGTAGAAAACAGACCCCTTAATAAAAATAGTGACACAAAGGGTGTCGGCTCGCTTTTTAAAAATCAGCCAAGCCCTTCAAATCAAACTCAAAGCGAAGTAATTGTTGAAAAGGGCTTGCAAGATCTTGATAGACTTGTAAATCGCTTGTTGAACGAGCTAAAATCAAATCCTAGCGAAGCAAAACTGGCAGAGATCACAAATCAGGCCAAGAGCCTGCAAGTGTCACCGAATTTGGCTAAAGATCTTAAAAATCTTATAGCTCTAGCCGAGCAAAATCCGGAACTAAAAGGGCTTGCGCAGAAGCTAAAAGCGTTTTTAAAGCCTATTAGCGAGCTTAAGGGCTCTTTGTTTAACGAGCAGATAAAAAGCTCAGGCGTCATGCTTGAAGCAAATTTAAAAGATCTCCTTGTAAATAAAAACACGCTTCCAAGCTCTATAAATAAGCTATTAGGAGATATAAAAAATCTTTCTAATCCAAAGCTTTTAAATGAAATTTTAACTCTTGCAAAGGACGATACTTTAAGCACAAACGCAAGCTTTAATAAACTTTCTGAAATTTTAAACAGTGCTAAAGCGCAAAATAAAGAAATTCTTAATTCTTCAAATATAAAGCATCTGCTGACGCAAAGCTCTAAGCTTGAAAATATGGCTAAATTTTTAGATAAGCAGGCGAATTTAATGAATCAAAAAGGACTTGCTTTAAGCGAAGAGGGTGTAAAAACTAAGCTTTTAAAAATCTCTGAAATTTTAATAAATTTAAAAGAAAAACTCCCAAATATGGCGGGTGAAAAGTTAGCCCAAAGCAAAATTTATAGCTCAAATTTAAAAGAGCTTTTAAGCGCCGTAAACGAGCTTGAAAAGTCCGTCGAAGGCACCCTAAAGCAGTCAAATTTGATAAATTCCTTCGGAGAGCAAATTTTAAATCGTTCAAACGCAAGCGAAAATTTAAGCCTTCAAGATATGCTAAAAACCGTTGCTAAAAGGCTAAATCAAGCTCTAATGCTGGCCGATAAGGCGGGATTTGACGCTAAGAGCGGACTTGATGAAATTTCAAACCTCTTTAAGCAACAAAATTTAGCCCAAAAAGATATCGAACTAATAAAGCCAAAGATTACAGAAGATGCTATAAAAACGCTTCAAAACGATGTAAAAAGCACGCTTTTAAATATCCAAAACAAAAGCGAACCAAACTCTCAAATCAATCAACTAAGCTCAAAACTGCTTGCGCAAATCGAGATAAATCAACTCGTCTCAAGCGTAGCCGGCGGACTTCAAACCTATCTTCCTTATGTCTGGGACGGAGTTGATGGAGGAAATATATCCTTTAAACGCGGCAAAAAGCAAAAACATTACGCGCAAATCGATCTAAATTTTCAAAAATTCGGCGCCATAAATATCATGGTAGGATTAAGCGAAAACAAATATCTTGATATATCAATAGCTACGCAAAAAGATGAGTTTAAAGAGTTGATTTTAAGCGGCACGAAAGAGCTTAAAAAGTCTATAAGCGATCAGGGTCTGATAGTATCAAATTTTAGTCTAAAAACGTTGCCAAAGCTTTTGGCAAATTCCGCTTATACGGGATTTGACGGGCTTGATATGGGCTTTGATAAGAAAATTTAG